One region of Cerasicoccus sp. TK19100 genomic DNA includes:
- a CDS encoding glycosyltransferase, whose protein sequence is MADELHILFNTGAYPPARCGGGPIKSVSALAKKLVQRGCRVTVAAINCDGDEVLDVPIARPVRRDGVDVLYFDTARCWWQGLPLNALQKASVFRMTDNWHQWIWQCGGEFDVINSQLGFLASNPQASLVAKSSSSLYFYHQRGNLDPRRFGRRAWLKKLFITLCEQKILKRADALIALSQREADVYRSLRPNARIAHIPNGVDVEAWRVPAEPSGSLKQDLQRLAAGPMVVWLNRYDSRKGPDIFIDSIHRARQEGILVNGLMAGPDATGMLPQIQARIHTLGLGDFLIARSGLEGADLRAVLHASSIYALPTSGEGFSMGLLEAMAAGSFVVTTPEANFPELELHHAGLVVDCSAESFKNAYSHILSKPHFAEATRNNARALVGEQFNWDAVVDRYLALVRELRALRAMKLICDR, encoded by the coding sequence ATGGCTGATGAATTACACATATTGTTTAATACTGGTGCTTATCCACCGGCCCGTTGCGGCGGGGGGCCAATCAAGAGTGTCTCTGCTTTGGCGAAAAAACTCGTGCAACGTGGGTGTCGCGTCACTGTTGCCGCCATTAATTGTGATGGCGACGAGGTCTTGGATGTGCCGATCGCACGGCCTGTTCGGCGCGATGGCGTAGATGTTTTATATTTCGATACTGCGCGCTGTTGGTGGCAGGGGTTGCCGCTGAACGCTTTGCAGAAAGCATCTGTATTTAGAATGACAGATAATTGGCATCAGTGGATCTGGCAATGTGGCGGAGAGTTTGACGTCATTAACAGTCAGCTTGGTTTCCTGGCAAGTAATCCTCAAGCTTCACTTGTAGCCAAATCTTCTAGTTCCCTTTATTTTTATCATCAGCGCGGTAACCTTGATCCTCGGCGTTTTGGACGTCGTGCATGGTTGAAGAAATTGTTCATTACATTGTGTGAGCAAAAGATTCTAAAGCGTGCTGATGCTCTAATAGCGCTTTCGCAAAGAGAGGCCGATGTTTATCGTTCGTTAAGGCCTAACGCTCGAATTGCCCATATTCCAAATGGGGTAGACGTTGAGGCTTGGCGAGTTCCCGCAGAACCCAGTGGATCGCTAAAGCAAGACTTGCAACGTCTTGCTGCTGGTCCAATGGTTGTTTGGTTGAATCGCTACGATAGCCGTAAGGGACCAGACATATTTATTGATTCGATTCACCGCGCGCGGCAGGAGGGAATATTAGTTAATGGCCTAATGGCCGGTCCGGACGCGACTGGCATGTTACCGCAGATCCAAGCGCGTATTCATACTCTTGGTCTAGGTGATTTTCTCATTGCGCGATCTGGCCTAGAGGGCGCTGACCTGCGCGCTGTGTTGCATGCCTCATCAATTTATGCGCTGCCGACCTCGGGTGAAGGGTTCTCGATGGGCCTATTGGAGGCGATGGCAGCTGGCTCGTTCGTGGTTACGACGCCCGAAGCGAATTTTCCCGAGTTGGAGCTGCACCATGCGGGTTTAGTTGTTGACTGCTCGGCTGAATCATTTAAAAATGCTTATTCTCATATATTGAGCAAACCGCATTTTGCTGAAGCCACCCGGAATAATGCTCGTGCCCTTGTGGGTGAGCAGTTTAATTGGGATGCTGTTGTTGATCGCTATCTTGCCTTAGTTCGCGAACTGAGGGCACTTCGGGCAATGAAACTCATTTGTGACCGATGA
- a CDS encoding putative colanic acid biosynthesis acetyltransferase → MTQLNIKANRKAVKYSKRILAARLCWGLCRCFFRCSPRVAYGFRNSLLRLFGAKVGQDVRIHPTAVIQFPWNLAIGDYSSIGDSAYIYNLGFINIGRRSTVSQFAHLCAGTHDFTDPTMPLLCPPISVGDDAWLCAETFIGPSVIIGNGAVVGARSVVVKDVPPWKVVIGNPARIIKDRNLFSE, encoded by the coding sequence ATGACGCAGCTCAATATTAAGGCAAACCGCAAGGCGGTTAAATATAGCAAGCGTATACTGGCTGCTAGGCTTTGTTGGGGTTTATGTCGTTGTTTTTTTCGTTGTTCACCACGTGTTGCTTACGGGTTTCGTAACTCTCTTCTGCGGCTTTTCGGAGCAAAAGTAGGTCAAGATGTGCGGATCCATCCAACAGCCGTCATTCAATTTCCTTGGAATTTAGCTATAGGCGATTATTCATCTATCGGTGATAGTGCATACATTTACAATCTGGGTTTTATTAATATTGGGCGGCGTTCTACCGTTTCCCAATTTGCGCACCTTTGCGCAGGTACTCATGATTTTACTGATCCCACCATGCCGTTGCTGTGTCCACCTATCTCTGTAGGCGATGACGCATGGCTTTGCGCAGAAACTTTTATTGGTCCGTCTGTTATTATAGGAAATGGCGCAGTGGTTGGAGCGCGATCGGTTGTGGTTAAAGATGTGCCTCCCTGGAAGGTCGTAATAGGCAATCCGGCTAGAATCATAAAAGATCGTAATTTATTCAGTGAGTGA
- a CDS encoding glycosyltransferase family 2 protein: MCGFSIVILTLNEEINIRACIESVPWCDDIVVLDSCSTDRTVDIAKECGARVYQNKFEDFGQQRNFALDFIDFKYDWLFHLDADERFNDMLKRECETKIALNLHSAYWVPNRIIFLGKWIPRCTQYPYPQVRLIKIGEVRFAKAGHGQKEDQVLRGIGSIDTPYDHYNFSKGINAWLEKHIHYASEEAELSISLARQPFKWKEIFSANPLIRRRAQKRLHVVLPFRWLCKFLYLYVLRMGFLDGVVGFNYCMMIMFYDFLITLKIKELRRKRDNLPI, translated from the coding sequence ATGTGCGGCTTTTCAATTGTCATACTCACGCTAAACGAGGAAATTAACATAAGGGCGTGCATTGAGTCCGTTCCTTGGTGTGATGACATCGTAGTCCTAGATTCTTGCAGCACTGATCGCACGGTAGATATTGCTAAAGAATGTGGGGCTAGGGTGTATCAAAACAAATTTGAAGATTTTGGGCAACAGCGCAATTTCGCATTGGATTTTATTGACTTTAAATATGACTGGCTTTTCCACCTCGACGCGGATGAGAGATTTAATGATATGTTGAAGCGCGAGTGTGAAACCAAGATTGCATTGAATTTGCACAGTGCTTACTGGGTCCCGAATCGAATCATCTTTCTTGGTAAATGGATACCGCGTTGCACGCAATACCCCTACCCACAGGTGCGTCTTATAAAAATTGGTGAGGTTCGCTTTGCCAAAGCTGGTCATGGCCAGAAGGAAGATCAAGTTTTGCGTGGCATTGGTAGCATAGATACTCCATATGATCATTACAATTTTTCCAAAGGGATTAACGCGTGGTTGGAGAAGCACATTCATTATGCAAGTGAAGAGGCAGAGCTTTCTATTTCGCTCGCTCGGCAGCCTTTCAAATGGAAAGAAATTTTTAGTGCTAATCCTTTAATTCGTCGCCGAGCTCAGAAGCGCCTGCACGTCGTTCTTCCTTTTCGCTGGCTCTGTAAGTTTCTCTACTTGTATGTGTTGCGTATGGGTTTTCTAGATGGCGTTGTTGGATTTAATTATTGTATGATGATAATGTTTTACGATTTTTTAATCACTTTGAAAATTAAAGAGCTTAGGCGTAAACGGGATAATCTACCGATTTGA
- a CDS encoding glycosyltransferase family 4 protein codes for MRIWIINPYDNIPGEGAKQRYWTLSETLSLREHDVTWWSSVWSHRRKAKRTVDKCALRQAGNFELRLVDVPAYFQNVGLARSRNHRIFARNLEHQGNALFERDAPDVVLFSWPPMDTGRVALTWKKRYGCRVVIDVMDAWPDNFMLLAPRIPGARSALRLALNTYYAKTRKVYASVDAISAQSLAFAEWAKLKGAKGQPHVCYLGASSLRVQPRKSADNSPPRLLYLGAMGRVYDLKTLVMAVERLYHKDGIPVELDLAGQGEQEADLRALVRSLKLESQIRFHGYLEGEGLSKLLERADIGIIPMRPESLVAVPYKAGEYLAAGLAVINSLPGEMAALIDEYQCGSHYTCGDVCGLVSVLRCYCNDRSRMKGEGRNGLRLFETHFNRSVTYKRWAEWLEGVM; via the coding sequence ATGCGAATCTGGATCATTAACCCTTACGATAACATTCCAGGTGAAGGGGCTAAACAACGCTATTGGACTCTCAGTGAAACCCTTTCATTACGGGAGCATGATGTGACTTGGTGGAGTTCGGTTTGGAGCCACCGCCGGAAGGCTAAGCGCACGGTAGACAAATGTGCTTTAAGGCAAGCTGGGAATTTTGAACTTCGATTAGTGGATGTACCTGCCTACTTTCAGAACGTAGGCTTAGCGCGATCACGAAATCATCGAATTTTTGCACGGAACCTTGAGCACCAAGGGAATGCCTTGTTCGAAAGGGATGCGCCGGATGTAGTCCTATTTAGCTGGCCGCCAATGGACACGGGGCGGGTTGCTTTAACTTGGAAAAAGAGATATGGCTGTAGAGTAGTCATTGATGTGATGGATGCTTGGCCTGATAATTTCATGTTGCTGGCTCCACGAATCCCGGGAGCCCGCTCTGCGCTCCGTCTTGCCTTAAATACATATTATGCCAAAACGCGTAAGGTCTACGCTTCCGTAGATGCGATATCGGCCCAGTCTTTGGCATTCGCTGAATGGGCTAAGCTAAAGGGGGCGAAGGGGCAGCCGCATGTTTGCTATCTTGGTGCCTCATCGCTGCGTGTTCAGCCTCGTAAGTCAGCTGATAATTCGCCTCCGCGCTTGTTGTATTTAGGGGCGATGGGGCGGGTGTATGACCTCAAAACTCTGGTTATGGCCGTGGAGCGACTTTACCACAAGGATGGTATTCCCGTTGAATTGGACCTAGCTGGTCAAGGGGAGCAGGAAGCAGACCTCAGGGCACTTGTGAGATCTCTTAAGCTCGAAAGTCAAATCCGATTTCATGGATATCTCGAAGGGGAAGGCTTGAGCAAATTGCTGGAGCGCGCTGATATTGGCATCATTCCGATGCGTCCAGAATCTTTGGTTGCAGTTCCCTACAAAGCAGGCGAGTACCTAGCGGCGGGATTGGCGGTAATTAATAGCTTGCCTGGTGAAATGGCAGCTTTGATTGATGAATATCAATGTGGCAGTCACTACACCTGCGGAGATGTGTGTGGCCTTGTCTCTGTCTTGCGCTGCTATTGCAATGATCGTAGCCGTATGAAGGGGGAAGGCCGTAATGGACTTCGATTATTCGAGACGCATTTTAATCGTTCCGTAACCTATAAGCGATGGGCTGAATGGCTTGAAGGAGTGATGTGA
- a CDS encoding glycosyltransferase, translated as MKVTFYYRKQGCAFSIEQVFSDVRVALPSEIEQNAYFCRHRVASPRAMWENCQRAKKHRGDINHITGEVHYLALTLPRRGLVLTIHDTGDTNAFTGWKKRLFEYLWYSGPIKRASAVTFISDATRQAVERMIGRKISHAEVIPDPVSPAFKFSPKPFPISTPRILCLGTKVNKNLERLAMALSGLDIELRLIGEPNQQQLKVLEINGVKFTTACNLTTEEIVQEYMCADIVGLVSTFEGFGLPIIEGQAIGRPVITSNIAPMTDTAGKGACLVDPFDVASIRGGVERLIKDPTWRASLIENGRANAQRYSAEAIAHRYASLYTRLVKS; from the coding sequence ATGAAAGTCACCTTTTACTATAGAAAACAAGGGTGTGCGTTCAGCATCGAACAGGTGTTTTCAGATGTGCGGGTGGCGCTGCCGTCTGAGATCGAGCAGAATGCGTATTTTTGTCGTCATCGTGTTGCGTCGCCACGCGCGATGTGGGAGAATTGCCAGAGAGCCAAAAAGCATCGGGGCGATATTAACCACATTACTGGGGAGGTGCATTATTTGGCGCTAACTTTACCTCGTCGGGGATTGGTTTTGACGATTCATGACACTGGAGACACCAATGCATTTACGGGCTGGAAGAAGCGACTCTTCGAATATTTGTGGTATTCTGGGCCGATCAAGCGAGCCAGCGCGGTGACTTTTATATCGGATGCCACCCGTCAAGCGGTTGAGAGGATGATTGGGCGGAAAATTTCGCATGCGGAAGTTATTCCTGATCCCGTATCACCCGCTTTTAAATTTTCACCTAAGCCATTTCCCATTAGTACACCACGAATTTTATGCCTTGGGACAAAGGTTAATAAAAATTTGGAGCGCTTGGCGATGGCTCTCTCTGGATTAGACATCGAGCTGCGATTGATTGGTGAGCCAAATCAGCAGCAGTTAAAAGTATTGGAAATAAACGGCGTCAAGTTTACGACAGCATGTAATTTAACAACCGAGGAAATTGTTCAGGAATACATGTGCGCGGACATCGTCGGGCTAGTTTCAACTTTTGAAGGCTTTGGGCTTCCTATTATTGAGGGGCAAGCAATCGGGCGGCCGGTGATTACTTCTAATATCGCGCCAATGACGGACACGGCGGGTAAGGGGGCATGTCTAGTCGATCCTTTTGATGTGGCTTCTATACGCGGTGGAGTTGAGCGCTTGATCAAAGACCCCACTTGGCGCGCCTCGCTCATTGAAAATGGTCGTGCCAATGCTCAGCGTTATTCGGCTGAGGCTATTGCACACCGTTATGCTTCACTCTACACGCGGTTGGTCAAATCATAG
- a CDS encoding glycosyltransferase family 4 protein — protein MAKRLLLISQVYVPDPAAVGQYMADAAEEMAARGWEVTVLTADRGYDNPEEQFPRQEVLNGVRIRRLPFSSLGKGSIKQRLAGQLLFCLQAFLHGLFMRKPDAVLVTTSPPMGSGVAVALRWLRRVKVKFWVMDINPDQVVVQKILPESHPMVKAFEWLNRRALAASADVISLDRFMLATMKRKLPTAPCQHHEIPPWPMENHLERIEHAQNSFRTKHGLDDKLVVMYSGNHSVVHPLGTVIQAALQMQDCDKVMFVFIGGGLGKEDVDAAIEQHQPKNMLSLPYQPLDQIRYSLSAADVHLVSMGEKMVGVVHPCKFYNALSLAKPILLLGPSECHVGDVLREHDCGWRVNHGDVDAAETLFRTLVKMDSSAIELKGRNGRELVESHLGKSVLINQFAEVLDS, from the coding sequence ATGGCTAAGCGTTTATTGTTAATTTCTCAGGTTTACGTGCCCGATCCGGCGGCAGTTGGTCAATATATGGCGGACGCGGCTGAGGAGATGGCGGCGCGGGGGTGGGAGGTCACAGTGCTGACGGCCGACCGAGGTTATGACAATCCGGAAGAGCAATTCCCGAGGCAAGAGGTGTTAAATGGCGTAAGGATTCGGCGGTTGCCATTTTCTTCGTTGGGCAAGGGAAGTATCAAGCAGCGCTTGGCTGGGCAGTTGCTGTTTTGTCTTCAGGCATTTTTGCATGGTCTGTTCATGCGGAAGCCTGATGCGGTGTTGGTTACGACATCGCCGCCGATGGGAAGTGGAGTCGCCGTTGCACTGCGCTGGTTGCGTCGAGTGAAGGTAAAATTCTGGGTAATGGATATCAATCCGGACCAGGTCGTTGTGCAGAAAATTTTGCCAGAAAGTCATCCGATGGTTAAGGCCTTTGAGTGGCTTAACCGGCGGGCATTGGCGGCATCAGCAGACGTTATTTCTTTGGATCGGTTTATGCTGGCGACCATGAAGCGAAAACTACCGACTGCTCCTTGTCAGCATCATGAGATTCCCCCGTGGCCAATGGAGAATCATTTGGAGCGCATTGAACATGCCCAGAATTCCTTTCGCACGAAACATGGTTTAGATGACAAATTGGTGGTGATGTATAGCGGAAACCATTCGGTTGTGCATCCTCTCGGCACAGTAATCCAAGCGGCACTTCAGATGCAGGATTGCGATAAGGTTATGTTCGTTTTTATCGGTGGTGGCTTGGGGAAAGAAGACGTGGATGCTGCGATAGAGCAGCATCAGCCCAAGAACATGCTCTCACTGCCATACCAACCGCTGGACCAGATCCGTTACTCGCTGTCGGCAGCAGACGTGCACTTGGTGAGCATGGGTGAAAAAATGGTAGGTGTGGTTCACCCTTGTAAATTTTATAATGCACTGTCGCTAGCAAAGCCGATCCTCTTACTGGGGCCCAGTGAATGCCATGTAGGCGATGTGCTGAGAGAGCATGATTGCGGTTGGCGTGTTAACCATGGCGACGTGGATGCGGCTGAGACTTTGTTTCGCACCTTGGTTAAAATGGACTCCTCGGCTATAGAATTAAAGGGACGGAATGGCCGTGAGTTGGTTGAATCGCATCTTGGTAAGTCCGTGCTGATTAACCAGTTTGCGGAGGTGTTGGACTCATGA
- a CDS encoding DUF4838 domain-containing protein has product MTLWDGDSVLGAIYYPANAEGDSPERQVAEDLARILEVASGNDWSVGPEPQGVVIADGIFIGSTIRARIDRVYGSWDGRQLTGDSRRELLHTASWERTTVLTHPRRLVINGSTPEATRSGVYRFLQEVMECQWGFPGVLGERIPSSERFALRVGTRDIQPDYLDRKFLLGGRLKTDSETGLWALRNGASQHFNFNHELHRIITRDVLAKHPEWRAWRFGKRTSLSDVKGNGSQPDLLEPELVEYVSQFVKNRAEASPDLLTVSIGTNDSIRYDDSPRTRDFLLPFSYFRGKPNYSDLVFGFSNAVAESASQMEHPPVITQLAYMWTELPPSFPVAANLMPYICTDQSQWYDSHYRAEDEALIDAWGKSGVKMFGAWEYYQGQPYIIPRYFPQIESASVRYLYDQGARGIFYSGNPVWGFDAPKYWLAGQLAWDVDINQSKALEGYFKRMYGPAAEAMTRFFAYAEEAWMSQPGEGMWLKYWNNADQFALYPAERRALMSECLDEARHLALTIDSEKEQAAVLDLIAETESAWAVTLAGAELYDAWMQIGYPGMDSKPTVQQIDNFRDKQRRWLSVDRDAFPRSSTMLKLVDGLDPLSRWSNGWQSVAEEDFTNVIFEGDLDGGGPESVSPSDFRRGWATMVSHAEGLRVKRILEPFARLRIEGADYCSIFRWLDISDGVVGDFKLEGRVRGHISPGSQMELVLYFMDAEGKTSEVIHRDRLKPGYFPEWIVTATECEIPLGSVRVYTGVRVSNQYTDDWLEIESIDLQFRKADSSTPSS; this is encoded by the coding sequence ATGACTTTGTGGGATGGTGATTCAGTATTGGGAGCGATTTACTACCCGGCGAATGCCGAAGGGGATTCGCCCGAGCGCCAAGTTGCTGAAGATTTAGCGCGAATCTTGGAAGTGGCTTCTGGGAATGACTGGTCAGTGGGGCCAGAGCCACAGGGAGTTGTCATTGCTGATGGTATATTTATTGGTAGTACGATTCGGGCGCGTATCGATCGTGTCTATGGTAGTTGGGACGGACGGCAACTGACTGGAGACAGTCGTCGTGAGTTACTACATACAGCTTCTTGGGAACGCACCACGGTATTAACTCATCCACGACGTTTGGTTATCAATGGGAGCACGCCTGAGGCGACACGCTCGGGTGTTTATCGTTTCCTCCAAGAGGTCATGGAATGCCAATGGGGCTTCCCAGGGGTGCTCGGAGAGCGTATCCCTAGCAGTGAGCGTTTTGCGCTGCGAGTGGGGACAAGAGATATACAGCCCGATTACCTTGATCGTAAGTTTTTGCTTGGCGGTCGATTAAAGACGGACAGTGAGACTGGCTTATGGGCGCTAAGAAATGGCGCTAGCCAACACTTTAACTTCAACCACGAACTCCACAGAATCATAACGCGAGATGTGTTGGCGAAGCATCCGGAGTGGAGAGCATGGAGATTTGGCAAGCGGACATCGTTATCCGATGTGAAAGGCAATGGCTCGCAACCCGATTTATTAGAACCGGAATTGGTCGAATATGTCAGCCAGTTTGTTAAAAACCGGGCTGAAGCTAGTCCCGATTTATTGACGGTGTCCATCGGGACGAATGACTCAATTCGCTATGATGATTCTCCGCGAACACGTGATTTCTTGCTCCCATTTTCCTACTTTCGCGGTAAGCCAAACTACTCTGATCTGGTTTTTGGCTTTAGCAATGCGGTTGCAGAAAGTGCATCCCAGATGGAGCATCCGCCAGTCATCACACAATTGGCGTACATGTGGACAGAATTACCACCATCTTTCCCTGTGGCGGCAAACCTTATGCCATATATTTGCACGGACCAAAGCCAATGGTATGACTCTCATTATCGAGCAGAGGACGAAGCACTAATCGATGCTTGGGGCAAGTCGGGGGTGAAGATGTTCGGTGCTTGGGAATATTATCAAGGGCAACCATATATAATACCACGCTATTTCCCACAGATCGAATCGGCCAGCGTGCGCTATCTCTATGATCAGGGGGCACGAGGTATCTTTTATTCCGGGAATCCGGTTTGGGGGTTTGATGCGCCGAAGTATTGGTTAGCAGGACAATTGGCCTGGGACGTCGATATCAATCAAAGCAAGGCGCTCGAGGGATACTTTAAGCGGATGTATGGCCCAGCTGCCGAGGCGATGACTCGGTTCTTTGCTTATGCTGAGGAAGCTTGGATGTCTCAACCTGGCGAGGGCATGTGGTTGAAATACTGGAATAACGCAGATCAGTTTGCATTGTATCCCGCCGAGCGACGTGCGTTGATGAGCGAATGCTTGGATGAGGCGCGTCACTTGGCACTAACTATTGACAGCGAAAAAGAGCAAGCCGCTGTGCTTGATCTGATAGCCGAGACTGAATCGGCATGGGCAGTTACGCTCGCCGGTGCGGAGCTTTACGACGCATGGATGCAGATCGGTTATCCTGGCATGGATTCGAAGCCGACAGTGCAGCAAATTGACAATTTTCGTGATAAACAACGACGCTGGCTGTCAGTTGATCGGGATGCATTTCCGAGAAGTTCTACGATGCTGAAGTTAGTTGATGGTCTTGATCCATTGAGCCGCTGGAGTAATGGGTGGCAGTCCGTGGCTGAAGAAGATTTTACCAATGTAATCTTCGAAGGTGATTTGGACGGCGGTGGCCCTGAAAGCGTATCCCCCAGCGATTTTCGGCGGGGATGGGCGACGATGGTCTCACATGCAGAGGGGTTAAGGGTTAAGCGTATTCTAGAGCCTTTCGCTAGGTTACGTATTGAGGGAGCCGACTATTGTAGCATTTTTCGCTGGCTTGATATCAGCGACGGCGTCGTGGGAGACTTCAAGCTTGAGGGGCGTGTGCGGGGGCACATCAGTCCTGGCTCGCAAATGGAGCTGGTTTTGTATTTCATGGATGCCGAAGGAAAAACTTCAGAGGTAATTCATAGAGACCGACTAAAGCCCGGATATTTTCCTGAATGGATCGTTACCGCGACTGAATGCGAAATCCCTTTAGGCTCGGTGCGTGTTTACACCGGAGTCCGAGTTTCTAATCAGTACACTGATGACTGGTTGGAAATCGAATCAATTGATTTACAATTCCGTAAAGCTGATTCATCGACTCCATCAAGCTAG
- a CDS encoding nucleotide sugar dehydrogenase produces MKFSPLENTRIAIVGLGYVGLPLALCLARRFNVCGFDISQTRIDQLSSGLDITGEASSGDLAETKLQFTNDASQLLDVDVFIVTVPTPIDKHMRPDLKAVCGASEMVGKHMKQGAIVVYESTVYPGLTEEICVPILEASSGYKWKEGFFVGYSPERINPGDREHTVEKIVKVVAGDTPETLDYLSELYGAVITAGIHRAESIKVAEAAKVIENTQRDLNIALMNELAVLFDRLDINTNAVLEAAGTKWNFLKFQPGLVGGHCIGVDPYYLTHKAQEVGHHPDLILAGRRINDRMGAYIGQQVIHGLIRSGSMVKGAKVLILGWTFKENVPDTRNTRIVDVYQHLIEFGVEAVVCDPMADPEEVRHEYGVDIIKEMPKDGQFDAVLAAVRHKEFCEHLSLTALKALCSGDNPSLVDVRGLFDRQASIEAGFDYWRL; encoded by the coding sequence ATGAAATTTAGCCCATTGGAAAACACACGCATTGCTATCGTGGGGTTAGGTTACGTTGGTTTGCCGCTGGCGCTTTGCCTGGCACGGCGCTTCAACGTATGTGGCTTTGACATTAGCCAGACTCGAATTGATCAACTGAGTTCGGGCCTCGATATTACGGGCGAGGCCTCTAGTGGGGATCTTGCTGAGACGAAGCTTCAGTTCACCAATGACGCCTCGCAACTGCTCGATGTTGACGTGTTTATCGTCACGGTGCCGACGCCTATTGATAAGCACATGCGCCCGGATTTGAAGGCGGTCTGTGGGGCTAGCGAGATGGTCGGTAAGCACATGAAGCAAGGCGCGATTGTGGTTTATGAATCGACCGTTTACCCGGGGCTTACTGAGGAAATTTGCGTTCCGATCTTGGAGGCAAGCAGCGGCTATAAGTGGAAAGAGGGCTTCTTTGTTGGCTATTCGCCAGAGCGTATTAATCCAGGAGACCGCGAGCATACCGTTGAGAAAATTGTGAAGGTGGTGGCCGGTGATACCCCCGAGACGCTGGACTACCTGAGCGAGCTGTATGGTGCCGTCATCACGGCCGGTATTCACCGGGCGGAGAGCATCAAAGTCGCCGAGGCCGCCAAGGTTATCGAGAACACCCAGCGCGACCTTAACATTGCGCTGATGAATGAATTGGCGGTGCTCTTTGATCGACTGGATATCAACACTAACGCCGTGCTCGAAGCGGCTGGCACCAAGTGGAATTTTCTTAAATTTCAGCCGGGCTTGGTCGGTGGGCATTGCATCGGAGTGGACCCATATTACCTCACGCACAAAGCGCAGGAGGTGGGGCACCATCCCGATTTGATTCTCGCTGGGCGCCGGATCAATGACCGTATGGGTGCCTACATCGGCCAACAAGTGATTCATGGTCTGATCCGCTCAGGCAGTATGGTGAAGGGGGCCAAGGTTCTGATCCTCGGTTGGACGTTTAAAGAGAATGTGCCCGATACGCGAAATACCCGCATTGTCGACGTCTATCAGCACCTCATCGAATTCGGCGTAGAGGCGGTCGTTTGCGATCCGATGGCCGACCCAGAAGAAGTGCGCCACGAGTACGGTGTCGATATCATCAAAGAGATGCCGAAAGACGGTCAGTTCGATGCAGTGCTTGCTGCGGTGCGCCATAAGGAATTCTGTGAGCATCTCAGTTTGACGGCTCTCAAGGCCTTGTGCTCGGGCGACAATCCCAGTCTGGTCGATGTGCGTGGACTTTTCGACCGACAGGCGTCCATTGAAGCCGGTTTCGACTACTGGCGCCTGTAA
- a CDS encoding sugar transferase has product MKRIFDFILALALLLALAPLFLVLMLLVRLKLGSPVFFRQPRPGLHGNVFSLIKFRSMTDQTNAAGELLPDSERLTPFGRWLRASSLDELPELLNILRGQMSFVGPRPLLVRYLERYTPEQARRHEVRPGITGWAQINGRNAISWDEKFRLDVWYVDHQSLWLDFKILLMTFTTVLRREGISPDGSDTMPEFRGTSQGDE; this is encoded by the coding sequence ATGAAGCGGATATTCGATTTCATTCTGGCCCTAGCATTGTTATTAGCTTTAGCCCCATTGTTTCTGGTGCTGATGCTTTTGGTGCGCCTCAAACTCGGTTCTCCGGTCTTTTTTCGGCAACCTCGGCCTGGCCTGCATGGGAACGTTTTTTCATTGATCAAGTTTCGCTCGATGACCGATCAGACCAATGCCGCCGGAGAACTGCTGCCCGATAGTGAGCGATTAACACCGTTTGGACGATGGCTGCGGGCAAGTAGTCTGGACGAATTGCCGGAACTGCTAAACATCCTGCGCGGGCAAATGAGTTTTGTGGGGCCCCGGCCTTTACTGGTGCGGTATTTGGAGCGCTACACGCCGGAGCAGGCGCGGCGTCATGAAGTGCGCCCAGGCATCACCGGTTGGGCTCAGATCAATGGACGCAATGCAATCTCCTGGGATGAAAAATTCCGATTGGATGTGTGGTATGTCGATCATCAAAGTTTGTGGCTGGACTTTAAAATCCTGTTAATGACCTTCACTACAGTGCTGCGGCGAGAGGGGATTTCGCCCGATGGCTCGGACACCATGCCTGAATTTCGAGGGACTTCTCAAGGTGACGAATAA
- a CDS encoding VOC family protein: protein MTNNEFRLHHIGYLVSDIAGARLQWVNAYGYETDGDIIHDAGQQARVCLLRNANDAHWVELISSDSEASHLQRALDRKVSLHHTAYAVGDFSAAIQQLRASGCVPLGKPAIGAAFLREIMWFHDPLRGLVELIAPGEGPYQLD, encoded by the coding sequence GTGACGAATAACGAATTTAGACTCCACCACATTGGCTATTTGGTCTCGGATATCGCGGGTGCACGTTTGCAGTGGGTGAACGCCTATGGCTACGAAACCGACGGTGACATTATTCATGACGCTGGACAGCAGGCACGCGTATGTTTGCTGAGAAACGCGAACGATGCACACTGGGTAGAACTGATCAGCTCCGACAGTGAAGCCAGCCATTTGCAACGGGCTTTGGATCGCAAAGTATCGCTGCATCACACTGCCTATGCGGTGGGCGATTTCAGTGCGGCGATTCAGCAATTACGAGCATCCGGTTGTGTACCATTGGGAAAACCAGCGATCGGCGCGGCTTTCCTGCGGGAGATAATGTGGTTCCACGATCCGCTGCGGGGATTAGTCGAATTGATTGCTCCGGGTGAGGGGCCTTACCAATTGGATTGA